The DNA segment TACTGATCTCAATGGCCTTCATTTCTTTGCTTTTGTAAATGAAATCATATCGAATTATTGTTCATATAGACTGGCATGCAAGGATGGACAGACATGAAATCACCCCACTCAAACGAAAAATAAAATGCATGTgtagttatttttaaatctaTCTTTTGCCCTTTCCAAAAAATGATCGAATCAACCCAATTACCATCATGCATCCACCCCTGATCCAGTGGAAACTAACTGGAAATGTTACTACTGCAAGCAGATCCCCATTCACTCACAGAAAGGGACCCAATGGAAAACCATACGAACTCTCTCAACCAGAGAGTGACATATCATTCGTCAGCAATGGACGGAGAAGTATCGACATGTTTCCTTCATATGCCGAAAGCTTAGAAGGCAATCATACCCCTCCTCGACTTTCGGGTTTCTCAGATATAGACCAAGGTTTAGATTCCTGGCAACTTGGACGTAGATCCCTGGATTTAGCGGCCTCACCAGAACGAACCTCCTATGCTTCAGTTGAGAGTGGTAAATCGTATACCGCACAGACAATGGTAAGGAAATTTACTACAAATTCAGTACTCAAGGACTTACAtttttattaatgtcatttaaAGCGCAGTGAAGTGCCTCAAAAATTACCATCCAGGGATTAAGTATGCCTCTTCCACtaatgaatgaatgaatgatTATGACTTCAAGTTGaaatttcatattcatatttgctTGTATACTTATAGatattagtttttatgttaTGGTTTTTCGAATTACTTTGTATTCTTATTCAGTAATTTGCAGATTATGTAATGGACCTTTCATCATAGAATTGACACTTAGCTTGTCCTTTTGCCTAAGGTCCAGGGTTGCATAAGTACGCTTTAAACCACATGAAAAATTGAAACTTGGGTTTGTATTTTGCAGGAGGAAGTAGAAGCAGAAATGAGAAGATTAAAGCAAGAGCTTAAGCAAACAATGGATATGTATAGTACTGCATGCAAGGAAGCTCTCACAGCTCAAGAGAAGGCATGGGAGACTTTTTCTTTCCTCTtgattcaataattattatctGCATGTCTCAAAATATCTTTCAGCTTTTCAGGCAAAGGAGCTCCAGCGTTGGAAAATGGAAGAACAACAAAGGTTAGGAGCTGCTCGATTAGCTGAAGAAGAGGCGGTCAGAGTTGCAGAAAATGAAAAGGCCAAGTCGAGGGCAGCCCTCGAGCACGCTGAAGCATCTAAAAGGATAGCGGAGCTAGAAGCTCAAAAGAGAACTAGTGCAGAAACGACAGCCTTGAAAGAATCAGAAGAGAAGGCTAAGGTAGTAACATCAATGGCACAGACGGATTACAGGTACAGGAAATATTCGATCGAGGATATCGAAAGTGCTACAGAATTTTTTTCACAATCTAGGAAGATTGGAGAAGGAGGGTATGGGCCAGTATTCAAGTGTTATCTGGATCATACACCAGTCGCAGTTAAGGTCCTCCGTCCCGATGCTACACAAGGAAGATCCCAGTTTAACCAAGAGGTCCGTGAATTTGATCAACTTATTTGTTTATCTCCGTTTATTTATAATTCTTGAGCTCTACTAAATAGTTAATTGAGAAAGTATAACTGTATAGTGCCTAAAAAGTAGGCACACATACAGAATAGGGGATAGAACATTAAAGATCTCTATTTGTGTCCAAAATTAGTTGTTAAAATAAGTGTCTTCTTATTCATCGTTGATATGTTATTTTAGGTAGAAATTCTTTGCTGCATAAGACACCCAAACATGGTCCTTCTCCTAGGTGCATGCCCCGAGTTTGGTTGTTTAGTTTACGAATATATGCACAATGGAAGCTTAGAAGACCGATTATTCAGGCGTGGAAACACTCCTCCACTATCTTGGAGGCAAAGGTTTCGAATCACTGCTGAGATCGGAACAGGCCTCCTTTTTCTCCACCAGACTAAACCGGAGCCATTGGTTCACCGGGACCTAAAGCCAGCTAACATTCTTCTGGACCGCAACTATGTTAGCAAGATCGCTGATGTTGGCTTAGCCAGGCTTGTCCCTCCATCCGTAGCCGACACTGTCACTCAATATCGGATGACATCCGCCGCTGGAACTTTCTGTTATATCGATCCTGAGTATCAGCAAACAGGACTGCTGGGCATAAAATCAGACATATACTCCCTTGGTATTATCTTTTTACAGATCCTTACAGGGAAGCCACCAATGGGTTTGAGTCATACTGTTCAAAGAGCCATTGAGAAAGGGACGTTTCTTGAAATGCTGGATTCGTCGGTGCCAGATTGGCCTGAGGAAGAGGCTTTGTCATTTGCCAAGTTAGCACTCAGATGTACTGAACTTAGAAGGAAAGATAGGCCGGACCTTGGAAAAGTTGTGCTCCCACAATTGAACAAACTTCGAGAACTGGCTGAAGATACCATGTCTGATTCGATTCCAGGCATCGCCGACCGCTCACCTACACACAACCGAGTTTCAATGTCTAAAGTAAGTGAAGTTGCATCATATATCTTGTTAAGCCTCTATTTCCATTTTGCAATTACTATTTGAATTCATGATGAATGAAAGACTTGATTTGTCTAGCATTTGAGCATATAATGAAACAGATTTAACATTGAATTTTGCAGGAAGACGAGAGTTGACCCATCCTCTCGATACAATGGCGAAAGGCTAAGCATGGATTGTTGCACAACTTAGATGTATGTTTTGTACATGATGCCATATAAAAAGTGTTCTAACATTATACATTGTTGGGGTATTACACACCCGTTTTTCATCTGATTTTTTTCTTGGAACGATTATTTTTATGTACATttgattattttgttcgatacgTGAGATAAGATTAACGATGACATATGACCAACAACaggaagaattaaaaaaattagtccAGTCACTGACTCACATCATAATACATTGTGGTAGATGTTAATTTAtctctattttaatttcattgcTGGTCCAGTAGTTTTAACCCGGATGAGACATCTGCACGTTCAGTGAACCTGGATGGTTTCCGCACATGAAAAAGGATTtttaaactaaaaaataaaaaaaaaaacaattattattataatatatatgtatgtatatcgagatatttattaattttatattttatttattagatattttaacttaaaaaaataattccaatttttttaaatgtttttaaaaggaaaaacgaGTTTGACGTTTGGATAATCTAACactatatttttaatcaaaatgtGCGATGATTGACGAATCCCCCTATAGATGTCAATGGGACGGGTATGGCTAAACCTAACACCCGTCCCATGAAGAAAACTTGGACCCATTACCCGCCCCACCCCGGTTAAATATCTTCGGACCCACCCCACCCCGAAAACGAAATGGGGCCGGGTAGACCCGCGAAACCGgtgagacccgaattttttttaaatgaaaacaataatcttcttatcatatgactgaattatgaaacaaacaatcctctaaatacaacacaatagaaaactaattcatgttttcgaccacacttaataataacaaacaaattattttcacGACATAATGAATCACATAAAAAAAGAGTTAGTAGCTCTCCAATAAAAAGTCTTGACATCCTcaaaaataagtcataacagaacttaaacagatcaatgtaaaatcagcgagtaaACAATCTTTCAGACACATTATTCAGGATCATCTccctcttcatcaagaatggtgggacaagttggtaaattacttgaagacttacttacaaaattaaagagagaaagtacattgaaaaaataaaactgtaatttaaaaccgtaaaaaaatgtaatttaaagagagaaagtatagtaacaaaattaaaatgaaagtacaatgacaaaataaaaatgtgatttatttaccttccacgtcacctcacaaccatcttcgcgagcacatcaatttatatccacatatatggggCGGGTATGGGTTGGATATTATAGGACCCATGCCCAGACGGGTCTCAAAAATTGGACCCAAGACCCGtcccatgacccatttagtatgcccaaacTCGTCCTAGATGAGATGGGTCCATTGCGGGTCTGGGTAAAACtcggacccattgacatccctaaaTCCCCCAACTTTATATTTGTTTGTCAACTTGTTTTATTAATgtggaaataatatatttaattttcttttatatttatattataatataattttcttaaaattattaGGACATAACATGGATTATATTCACtacaaatttaaaaagaattatttaatcggatataagaataattatttttaaattgtagtGAATATAATCCATGTTAAAGtcttaatgaaaatttattttttaaattatgaaatttataaataatttgtttgaggaaaaatttcaaaaaataatcaatCATGAATCCTACAAATAAATCGCGAGTTTCTCCTCCACCTCCTCCCTCCCTCCCTCTCTCGCAGAGATCGACAAAATCTTTAGACAGAGAGAGATCCAACAAAGATCGAAAGAAAATCCATCCCCATTTCACCTTTTCGATTGTTTGCAGGATCCACGTTGCTCGATTCCATTCCGAGTTTAATTCACATCTGATTCGTTGCGTTTGATTcttttgtaagtttttttttgggTGTCGAGGACTTTTTTGTGGTGGATTGTTGATTTTTCTTCTTCGCTTGGGCAGGTATTTTTGATCAAGCAACGAAAGATGGTGTTCTGGATTTTTGGGTACGGGTCATTGGTGTGGAACCCAGGATTTGGATATGACGAAAAGGTGATTGGGTTTATCAGAGACTACAGGCGTGTATTTGATCTGGGTATGTTTTCTTTCgtaatttatggaattttttagtcttttatttctttaaattctGATTTTTTTAGCAGACCCCTTCGATTTCATTTTTGAGTAATTTTAGTTTGTTGCTGCTAAACTCGAACCTTTTTCAGCTGTATTTGGAGTGGTATAATTAGTCTCTTAAAACTTACTTTGATAATTTTCAGAACAATTCTAAGAATTTACCGCTAGTTTATTGTTTAATTACATTTACTTTTATGGTTTTCAGCCTGCATTGATCACAGAGGTACGCCGGAACACCCAGCAAGAACCTGCACTTTGGAAGAACATGAAGGAGCAGTCTGCGTAATGATTTTTCCTCTTAAACGTTTGTTAATTTCCTTTGAAATGATATTTCTTCCAATGCTATGAGCCACACAAAGTAAAATGTCGAAATCCTTTCAGATAGTGATACTGATTAAGTGAAACGTGTCTGGTTTTTGGTGTCTTGTTTGTTCGTCAACTGAAAGAAAATTTGAGGTGCTAAATGCACTGGGACCACAGCTCAAAATCTTTCTATGACATGGTTTCTTTCATCTTTGAGATCGATGAACAGGGATTGTTGGTCCTGGAGGTCATCAAGAATTAGGTGATTGGGTTTCTGTGCCGAAATTTGATGTATCCTTCAAGATAAAGGCCAAAATTTGCCTACAAATTGGACCCCTGCGTTTTCCATTTCTCGTATACTTTCcttatttttaaatctgaacattttctattttgtaCGAGTTTTCAGTTATTAGATGATTGATTATGTCACTAAATTTTTTTCAAGCTTTAAGAGAAGGTCAATTTATTCCAGCAATTTGGACAACTATTTTCCCATTTATTGTATGCTTGTCTTGTTTATGGATGTGGCCCTTGTCTAGTTTGAAAGGTTTTCTTGATATGTCAATTCTTATTTCAGTGGGGAGCCGCTTACTGCGTGCGGGGAGGGccagaaaaagaaaaggaagcaATGGCGGtatgataaatttaattgtttatttggTTCGAGTACAAATTTTCCCTTTGGGATTTCACTTTTCCCATATATACTGACTTCATAATTTGATATCTTAATGTTGCATTctgaattaattattttgtttatatatgttttgttAGTATCTGGAACGAAGAGAATGCGAGTATGACAGAAAAACTTTGGTAGACTTTTTCAAAGTGAGTCTCAGTCTCTTCTTGTTCATTGTCCTTGCACTATACCATATCGAACTTTTTGCATGTTTCATTAGCTTAGCCATTTTGAAAGCATGTCAATTTTCATGGTtgcttattttgtatttttgtgtTTTCTTAATGCAGGATGAAGATTCGGAAATGCCCTTTGTTAATGGGGTAATAGTGTAAGTGACCTCAAACATTCAACCAAAAAATGTTGTCCTCTATCTGGTTTTAATTTCAGTGTTTTCTGGTAAaaagtttttcagaaaatatacAGGAGAATGTTTGTAAATTCTTTTAAGTGTGGTATGCAAGCTGATAATCATAGATCAActtttaaaagctaaatttaGATTAACGATTATGTTGCTTGTTTTGAACACgaggaaaaatttgaaaatggaAATGAGGGTGTGATGTTTGTTTGTTTATTCGAAAATAAAGAGCACTGATTGGAAATAAAAACGATCATATGCTTGCTGTGTCATTGGTTCAACAATGGTAACGTTGCAGTTTCACATCCACGCCGGAATTATCGAACAAGTACTATCTCGGGCCTGCCTCCTTGGAGGACATGGCTAAGCAAATAGCTACTGCCTTTGGCCCACGCGGGAACAACCGAGACTACCTTTTCAAATTAGAGAAGGCCTTGTTTGATATCGGTAAATGCCCTGGAATCGACTTTTAATATTGGAAGATAGATGATCTTTAGAAATTCTCTGGACCATATGAAGTCATTTTTCCAAGTTCTAAATCAACCAGTGCATCTGTACAGGTCATGAAGATGACAGCATTATCGAGCTCGCAAACCAGGTGAGAAAGGTCCTTGGAATTGCAGGAATCGTACCTAAGGAAATCAAGGTGTTTGGACCATCCCTCGTTCCACATACAGCTACTTTATCGCCTCGGAAAATCGCAACCGTTGCCTGAAGTTAAGGAAATCAAGGTGTTTGGACCATCCCTCGTTCCACATACAGCTACTTTATCGACTCGGAAAATGACAACCGTTGCCTGAAGTTACAGCCGTTGATGGCTGATAGATGCTAACAGATGTTACAAATTTTCCTCTAAAAAAGTTGCCCAAGTTTTTTAGTATTCCTCGTTGAGTTGTTGTTATTACACGTTCACGGATGAGCCGAGGAATCGGCTTGCTGACGATGGTAACGCGGGATCGAGTATCCACTTTcgttttaataataaaaaaagttaaACGAGATCACAATGATTATTGCGCTAAACTcctcatttgttttttttttttttttttttttttttttttttttttNTTTcacattatttttttctttttggttaCAAGAGAGGGGGGTCACCCAAGATTATTCACTATCGAACAACTATTCCTTTACACGAGCCAAATCCCGCCTTGTCTGCCTGGATGATGGCATGCAGGCCTACATGAGGAGTCCACAGTTTTATAGCCTCTTTCCATTTTCAGAGCCTCCGCAGCCAAAAAATAAGCAGCCCTATTTTGTTCTCTGTAGATATGCTGTAGCTTAACCTTTCAGTTTCTAGCCAGTAGGCTAGCACACAATGAGATTAAGTTGATGAGAGATGAACATGGCATACCCTTATTATTAAGCCATTTGATCACTTCTATTGAGTCAATCCCCAGCATGATCTTCCTTTGACCTGCTTCCCATGCCATTTGCAACCCTTTGTAGGCGGCCCACAGCTCTGCTTCCCCGATCGAGCACCACCCTATGTTGTGCATGAAGCCAATCATCCAATCACCATATTCGTTCCGCAATAATCCGCCCCCACCAGCCTTCCGAATAGACTGCTTACAGCTCCCATCAACCTCGATTGAGCACCACCCTGCCGGAGGAGGTATCCACCTGACTACGCAATTGGTATACCTCTGGGTGTGACCTGGCATAACCCTTGAAGAACTGAAAGCTGATTTAATTTCGTTGAGTTGGTTCTTTAGCTGCTTCACTTTAAGATTCACATCTAGTCTCTTGTCCTTGAAAACGAGATCATTTCGCCATTTCCAAAGCCACCAAAGAGTAATGGCAAATAGAACATTCCAATTCCTGTTTCCATGTTCTGTCGTTCCTGGCCCAAGTTCGCCCTAAACCATTTGTCGAAGCTTAGCTTCAGAATATTTTGGAACGCATTAGTAGACATGAAACATCTCCATATTTCCCGAGCTTTTTCACATTTCCGAAAAATGTGATCCACGTCTTCCATATCATTCTGACACATAACACACATACCACTGGTGGTAAACCCTCTTTTAACTCTTTCCACATTGCTCATAATCTTTTCATGGATTCTAGTTTCCAAATCATTCCCCATAAGTTATCAGTAGTGTGATTTTGTATGCCCATTATCAGCTGCTCATAGGCTGAACTAATCGAGAAATTGCCGTTGCTGGTTAAGCCCCAGCAGATGCTGTCAACAGTATCATCTTCTTCGCTCAGCATACACGCAGCCAGCTTATCTTCCACGTGAGTGGGAAGCTTCCCATCTAAAGCTCCCCAATTCCATCCCTCTCCTTTGATCCAATAATCAAACACAGATTTGTTCCTCCCATCTGCTTCAATATTTTTGAGAAGATAAGTATTTAGTGGTTCATTTCCCAGCCACTTATCCGTCCAAAAACTTGTAGATTTACCGTTCCTCACTACACTTCTCTTCCCTTGTTCTAGTGTTTGCATGGCCTTGGAAATATCTTGCCAAGTCTTGGATGCTCCCTGTCTAGCTTGAATACCTTTACTGATATTGGTCTTGTGCATGTATTTCTCTTTCATCACTTGAGCCCAGAGGCTCTTCTTGTCGTTCATTAGTCTCCAGCCCAGTTTGGTCATGAAGGCTAGGTTCATTTGTTGCATCCTCCTAATCCCAAGGCCTCCCATAGATTTGGGTTTAGTAACCACTTCCCATTTAACCAAATGGCATTTATGTTCCCCATATTGTCCTCCCCAAAGGAAATTCCGAATTTTTTTCTCAATCTCAGAGCATATTCCCATGGGTAAGAGGCTTGTTTGCATGGTATAAAGGGGAATTGCATTGAGCACAGACTCTACCAAAACCTTCCGTCATGCAAAGCTCAAATACTTGGTTTTCCACCCCTCAAGTCTTGACTTAATTCTATCCGACACCTGCTTGTATAGATTATTGTTGGCTCTCCCATGCATGGACGGCACTCCGAGGTATTTACCAAGATCGTCAGTTAAGGGAATCCCCGACACAGTAGACAGACTGTTAGCCACCATATCATCCACAtttttagagaaaaaaaattttgatttgtggAAGTTAACTTTTTGGCCAGAACATGAACAAAAGCTATTCAAGCACTCAAGAATAATGTTGAGTTGTTCGATGGAAGCCTCTGCATATAGGACCATGTCGTCGGCAAAGAGCATATGAGAAATGGGAGGGCCATTCCGAGAAAGTCGAATAGGCTTCCAGAAACCATTACTAACTGCTTGACAGATGATGTGACTTAGTCTTTCAATACAGAGAACAAATATGTATGAGGATATTGAGTCTCCCTGTCTAATTCCTCTGCTCGGTTTGATCCACTCCATCTGGTCCCCATTCCACAAAATCGAGAGCCTGGGAGATTCAATACAGTTCATGATATTTCTGACCCAAACTCTATTGAGGCCAACTTCAGTGAGAGTTTCCCGAATAAAGTCCCATGAAAGTCAGTCATAGGCATTTTCAAGATCTATTTTGATGGCCATGTATCCGTTTCCTCCGGTTTTCTTACGCATAGTATGAAAGGCCTCATGATACACCATAATGTTATCAGTTATTTGACGCCCCGGGACAAAGCTGCTTTGGAAATGCCCCACAAGGTCAGCCATGACAAGCTTAAGGCGGTTGGTCATGGTTTTGGTGAGAATCTTATACTCCACGTTGCATAGACTTATCGGCCTGAACTGTGTAATAAACTCCGGATTAGGAACTTTAGGTATCAATGATATAAGGGTATCATTGGTACCCACCGGCATCTCTCCAGAGTTGAAGTATTGAAAAGCAAACTCGCAAATGGAATTACCGACTATGTGCCACATTTTCTGATAAAAACCAGCTGGTATGCCATCTGGGCCAGGGGCCTTAAAAGGTGACATGCCAAAAAGGGCCCTCTTTATTTCTTCTGGTAGGAACGAAGCACTTAAGGCTTGGAGTGGGCTTCTGGTAGCCTTGGAAACCATTCGCTCCCTAAGATTCATGGTTAGGATTTGGGCCGAAGAGAGATGTGTAGAAATCTTGAACATTGTTTTTAAGACGATCCTCCTCAGTGATCCAGTTACCATTTTCCTCCTTGAGTGCCTCAATCTTATTTCTGCTTCTTCAAACCGTGGTAGAGGCATGATAGAATTTGGTATTTCTATCACCAGAGACTATCCAATCCTCCCTAGACTTTTGGTACCACAGTAGCTCTTCTTGTTCTAGTACTTTATCAAGCTCTCTTCGAAGTTTAGCATCCAGTTTGAGGAGTCTATGTCTAGGTTGGTGCCCCATAATTCTTTGCACTCCATAGATCCTTGATATTAGTTCCCTCTTCCGTTTGTGGATATTTCCAAAAGTTGCAGAGTTCCATTCTGTCAGGACATTGGCCAAAGAAATAACATTGTCTTTTAGCATCCGTTGGTCTTGCCATTCGTGCTGGATCACATTCTGAAAATCGCTATGGGTAAGCCAGGCAGCCTGGAAACGAAAAGGACCTTTACACTTGTATTTCTTGTCACCATGAAGTTTGACTAACAGTGGGTCATGATCAGATTGGATGATGGGAAGATGCATCACCCGAGCTTCTGGGAACATTTCTCTCCACTCTATGGTGCAGACACCCCTGTCCAGACGAGCTCCTTTGAAGGTATTACTATTATTCCCTCTCATCCAAGTGAATCTTGAACCAGTAAATACAAGGTCTAGAAGTCCTTGATTAAACATCCAGTCAGCAAAGCCCGCACTTCTACAGTAGGCCACCCCTCCAGTTGTACTGATTTCATGCTCAGTGATTACCGAGTTAAAATCACCTAAGGATATCCAGGGTCCCTCTATGTTAAGGTTCTCATTTGACAGATCGTTCCAGAGCCTCTTTCTAAGCGTGGCATTGGGGCTCCCATAAACAATAGATAGGAACCAAGGTATCGAAGTTCCAGTATCTACCTTTACCAAAACAAACTGTGGGTGGGAGTAGATGATCTTTAATCCTAAATCATCTTTCCAAAAGATCCATATGCCCCCACTAAATCCCACCGCTTCAACTCTTAACCAATTATCATAACCCATCTTGTTGCAGATATCATCGGCATGAGATCCTGAAACACGTGGTTCAAGCAAGCCAAGCACACTTGGATTGAATTTCTTAATTATATCTTTGAGGACGCGGTTCAGTTCTTTAGAAGGCGCACCCTGGAAATTCCACACCATCAAGTTCATATAGACGCTATACAGAGGAAGGAGTCGCACCACATTATATGCAACTAAACCACGAGCAAAAATCGACAGATCTTAAGCTTGAAGGGACCGGGCTTCCCCCATCCATCTCTCTTTGACGATGACGTCGTCTTTGTCCTCCACTTCATGGTCCATACACATATCATCACCCATATTACTAGGTGTTAAGAGAGGGTCTTGGTGGTGCCTGAACCCACTATCTTCTTCCCATAAAGAGTTATATTCCCAAGCTTCTCGACCCGGGACGTTATTTATCACCTCCCTAACTATGTGCTTACCTCCTTGTGATCCTCAAACGAGAACATGTTCTTCTTCTGCAGCTGCTTGTCTTGGCCCATTCTGGTATCGAACCCGACCTTTATTCATTTCTGAGCTTCGTCCTTGTTTCTCTTTCTGTGTAGATTGGATACCAATATTATCATTCCTTTGG comes from the Primulina huaijiensis isolate GDHJ02 chromosome 8, ASM1229523v2, whole genome shotgun sequence genome and includes:
- the LOC140982524 gene encoding U-box domain-containing protein 35-like, producing the protein MWPPPSPGNNGERVAPMARLVAVAIDRDKGSQIALKWATDNLVSQGQTIILVHVKLKQSSNELSAPPHMPANRPTSISDLSNETGEWDAQTKEVFLPFRVFCTRKDIQCFDVVIDDTDVTTAIIEFIKQSAIDVLVLGATAKGGIFRFKAKDTPGNVLKGVPDFCTVYVIHKGKISSTRAASRPAPSIVSPLHRQILIEANKKSNATEPLEPSSTVSRSSFSGHSRPGSELSPRAKQRDASSIKSPFTHRKGPNGKPYELSQPESDISFVSNGRRSIDMFPSYAESLEGNHTPPRLSGFSDIDQGLDSWQLGRRSLDLAASPERTSYASVESGKSYTAQTMEEVEAEMRRLKQELKQTMDMYSTACKEALTAQEKAKELQRWKMEEQQRLGAARLAEEEAVRVAENEKAKSRAALEHAEASKRIAELEAQKRTSAETTALKESEEKAKVVTSMAQTDYRYRKYSIEDIESATEFFSQSRKIGEGGYGPVFKCYLDHTPVAVKVLRPDATQGRSQFNQEVEILCCIRHPNMVLLLGACPEFGCLVYEYMHNGSLEDRLFRRGNTPPLSWRQRFRITAEIGTGLLFLHQTKPEPLVHRDLKPANILLDRNYVSKIADVGLARLVPPSVADTVTQYRMTSAAGTFCYIDPEYQQTGLLGIKSDIYSLGIIFLQILTGKPPMGLSHTVQRAIEKGTFLEMLDSSVPDWPEEEALSFAKLALRCTELRRKDRPDLGKVVLPQLNKLRELAEDTMSDSIPGIADRSPTHNRVSMSKEDES
- the LOC140982983 gene encoding gamma-glutamylcyclotransferase 2-1-like isoform X2 — its product is MVFWIFGYGSLVWNPGFGYDEKVIGFIRDYRRVFDLACIDHRGTPEHPARTCTLEEHEGAVCWGAAYCVRGGPEKEKEAMAYLERRECEYDRKTLVDFFKDEDSEMPFVNGVIVFTSTPELSNKYYLGPASLEDMAKQIATAFGPRGNNRDYLFKLEKALFDIGHEDDSIIELANQVRKVLGIAGIVPKEIKVFGPSLVPHTATLSTRKMTTVA
- the LOC140982983 gene encoding gamma-glutamylcyclotransferase 2-1-like isoform X1, with protein sequence MVFWIFGYGSLVWNPGFGYDEKVIGFIRDYRRVFDLACIDHRGTPEHPARTCTLEEHEGAVCWGAAYCVRGGPEKEKEAMAYLERRECEYDRKTLVDFFKDEDSEMPFVNGVIVFTSTPELSNKYYLGPASLEDMAKQIATAFGPRGNNRDYLFKLEKALFDIGHEDDSIIELANQVRKVLGIAGIVPKEIKVFGPSLVPHTATLSPRKIATVA
- the LOC140982103 gene encoding uncharacterized protein, which gives rise to MDQNEDGPNKPEELLPKSTKPVGKGRRPNIEVNYKEAQRNDNIGIQSTQKEKQGRSSEMNKGRVRYQNGPRQAAAEEEHVLGAPSKELNRVLKDIIKKFNPSVLGLLEPRVSGSHADDICNKMGYDNWLRVEAVGFSGGIWIFWKDDLGLKIIYSHPQFVLVKVDTGTSIPWFLSIVYGSPNATLRKRLWNDLSNENLNIEGPWISLGDFNSVITEHEISTTGGVAYCRSAGFADWMFNQGLLDLVFTGSRFTWMRGNNSNTFKGARLDRGVCTIEWREMFPEARVMHLPIIQSDHDPLLVKLHGDKKYKCKGPFRFQAAWLTHSDFQNVIQHEWQDQRMLKDNVISLANVLTEWNSATFGNIHKRKRELISRIYGVQRIMGHQPRHRLLKLDAKLRRELDKVLEQEELLWYQKSREDWIVSGDRNTKFYHASTTV